The nucleotide window CACTCTCATGACGCTTACGTCCACTTTACAGTACAGTCTATACTGTACCCGCCCACTTTTAAACGACCCTCATACCGGAAGTAAATGTATACTACAACCACACAAGACGCGTCTGTCAGCCATCATGGGAAGTGCAAGATCTGAACATACACTGGATGacctgaaaatatttttatgatatgcattgttgaaaaaaaatttttacactTAAACTGCACCATTTTTATATCAGTCATTTTGTATTactgattatgattattagtCTGTGTATttgttcataaaataaaaactcaaactCCACAACACACTATATCTTCATCACACAGTGACGATTTAACATACAATCAGCTTTAATATTGCTGGCTTAattaggatttatttatttattaataaatataacgcGGTTTATTTTGCATTACTTTGTAGTCTTCGACTGTCTCTGACCTTTCCAAAATGGCGACAGTTATAATTAGTAATTAATGATGCTCGAGTACAACGCGGGTGTTTATGATACGCGTAGTTATAAAACCGTCGATTAttgtaaaaacaacaacaacaaaattttatttcataattaattaataataataaagggtGATACAAAGCAAATCTTACTCAATAGAGTATCTTTAACTTATAAAATTAACACTAAATTAATTATACTAATAATTAAACTACTACTAATTACTAATACTAATTACAATTGTCTTTtgatttaacaaataaattactAAGTTGTAGCCTTTTCTTCTTCGTCTTTCGGCTTATTAACGGtttccacagcggatcatccatctccattacctctgtcctctacatctgcctctttcaacccaactacctgcatgtcttccttcaccacatccataaaccttctccttggccttccttttccctccttcctggtggctccatcctcagcattctcctaccaatataccccatgtccctcctttgcacatgtccaaaccatctcaatctcacctcacTCACCTTGTCTTGTCTATTTAAGGGACATGTGCTGTCCcttaaataaactcatttttaaacctgtccatcctcatcactcccaacgaaaacctcaacatcttcagctctgctaccttcagctccacctcctgtcttttactcaatgccactgtctctaaaccatacaacatcgcaggtctcaccacagtcctataaaccttccctttcactctcgcagatactcttctatcacaaatcactcctgctatcactcacctccacccactccaccctgcctgcactcttttcttcacttctctaacacactctccattacttttgcactgttgaccccaggtacctgaactcctccaccttctccacctcttctccctgcaaccgcaccactccactgccctccctctcatttacacacatgtactttgtcttactcctactgactttcattccccttctctccaatgcatacctccacctctccaggctcttctcaacctgctccctactctcaccacaaatcacaatatcatccgcaaacatcattgtacagggagactcctgtcttacctcgtccatcaacctgtccatcaccactgcaaacagtaaagggctcagagccaaaccttgatgcagtccaacctccaccttgaaccattctgtcattcctactgcacacttcactgctgtcacactgtcctcatacatgtcctgcaccaccatcacatacttctctgacacacctgacttccttatacagtacctctgtcatacactttctctaaatccaaaaaacacacaatgcaacccttattcttaaagatcggtaccagcacactctttctcttttcctcaggCATGCTTTCACCTTGTAGCTTTTTGATATGTACaaaccagccattagggttgcacaagcaagTGCACTCTTAATGCCAGTCagaagcccagataaatggggagggttgtgtaaagaagggcatccagtgtaaaactcgtgccaaatcaaatatgcagatcacaaaacTAAAATTTCATACCAaattggtcgaggcccgggtcATTACCAATGACCGCCCCAAGTATTGTTAGTAACAGGGTACCGGtagaaattgggctactgttggccaaaagaggagaaggagaggagggagatgggaaaggagaagtggaggagagtggagtaaataatgcacaataaatgttggtactatgactggtaaagggagagataaCTGATATAAAcaggttgtgtgttcaggagaacaagcggaaagggagtaaggccaggaacattagaggtgggttcaaactgttctataatggtgtggatggaaagataaatggtgtaggggtgatcctgaagaaaGAGTACACTAAGAATGTAGTGCAGGTGAacagagtttctgatagggtgatgatcgtgaagctgaaagttgaaggggtgatgataaatgtcatcagtgcctatgctccacaagtgggctgtgagatggaggagaaggaaaaatctggagtgagttagatgaagtggtagaaggtgtacctatgaaagaacaattggtgattggggcagactttaatgttggtgaagggaacaaagaaaaggatttgtagcgattgacagagctgaagatgttgagatgctCATTGGAAGTGAcaagaatggacaggattagaaataagtttattagaccgatgtaggacattttggagacaaagtgagagatgcgtgattgagatggtttggacttgtgcagaggagagacatggggtatatcagcaGAAGAATGccgagaatggagccaccaggtagagaggaaggccaaggagaaggtttatggatgcaGTGGATTGCAggatgcaggtagttggtttgaaagaggcagatgtagaggacagagtagtatgcagacggatgatctgctgtggcgatcccctaatgggagccaccgaaagaagaagaggatgtaGAAGACAAGATagtgtggagatggatgatccgctgtggcaaccactaacaggagcagccaaaagaagaagaagaagccttTTGATATGTACAACAATCTTGTCGATATCGagatatgaaaaatataaagtgtaaaCAGTGCCACCCAGTGGGCACTACAGACAGGTACAATGCATTACACCAGGAGTGCCCAAACTTTTGTCGTATGAAGGGGCAAAAATCAAGCTTGACTGAAGGCTGTGAGTCGAAAATTAATGTCGCATTGCaccaaatattataaataaaattaaagttgtCATGGCTCCTCTAATTCATGATTTCATAATGTTAAATGGTAAATAAATCATTGCGTGCTTCTAAAAAAGAGGCAGATAAAATGTAGAATTAAATGGAGTAACTGTGGAATATTGTTAGAAATCCATGTGAACAAAGTTGTAAGGAAGAAATTAACCACTAAAAGTCAACTAATGACATCATATATAAATTAGCATATAAGttgaaaacatgaacaaaattatatatttaaaaaactgcatatttataaaatgtttcattatcTATTAAGCATCTAACTAATGAGCCGTTAAAAAAGTTAACTGTTTATGTATGAAATAGTAAACTATTTATGactatttaaactatttatatttcagcaagacaatgtaAAATCTTATACTGCATTTATTAGAAGAGCATTGCTCGATATTAGAAGAGTCTGAGTCCTGAAATTtaacatttgaaaatattttgcatatcatgaaacataaaatatagatataacAAAGAAGCCCAGTCTGTGTCTTAATAAATCAggactaaaatgtatttatttattgatggagactttaaagcactttgtaagtgtgtgtggataaaagcatctgccaaatgtcattaatgtaaatgtatttagctAGCCGGTTACCAAATGTATTAGATAGACAGCTAACTAACAACAACCCTGTAATTtcatttaaagagaaaaaaagacaaagccaTAAACTGAAGGAATAAAGTATTTAATATgtcaaaaaaatataacaacatTTTCATTTCAGCTTTCAAACGAGCTTTTCTGTCACCAGCTGACAAATCTGGTACTTTAGCCTGCTAGCTAGTAAGCAAGATGGCCACCTAGCAAGCTAGCCACTTATTAATCCGACACACATGTACAGTTTAAACTAAACAAATCCAAACacaatgctttattttactCAGTGTTGTgatgaagagagaagagaattgtgatttatttaatcCGCACACAAATATAACAGTAAGTAGTagtagagagagaaaaaaaaaaacagcaccaaaattgaaataaaataatatgtaatGAATTCTGTAAGTTAAAGATGACAAAACTTCActtgtgtttgcttttttaaacaaaataaaactatatgaAATGAACctggacatgtgtgtgtgtgtgtgtgtgtgtgtgtgtgtgtgtgtgtgtgtgtgtgtgtgtgcttttctaCATGTTTTACCTCATAGTGTATtaacatattatacaatatttcaCAGAGAAAAGTACGGGATCTACTTTACCAAGCggatgaataaattaaaagtcGCTGTTCGGCCCCGTCACTATTTACAATtactttgtaatttttttatacaaacataatttttttgctaATAGCGGTTGAGTTTAGATTATTTTTAGcacaataattttattaataaaaaacataaaaaacatactGTTAGTATTGTAGATTATTATATGGTTAATGAGAATATGTTcaaaatgttgtattatatgtagagaaaaaggtaaaataaaaaaacacaaataaacaacaacttTATAACACTTTATAAACTAAACCTTTTCTGTCATCATGACAAATACTTACTCTATCCACAGATCATTGTTTTGAAGAATTAAACCGGACATCAGTTCACGTCCTATAAAGCGATGAGCGATGCAGTGATACAAGcaatacacaaaacaataataataataataaaaaaaaaggaataaactgTATTTTCTGAACTGTAAGACACATTAGTGTTGCAAAACCTAATACTTCATTAATTTCTGTCCTTATGATCGCAGATTAGCTATTAGCCTAGTTATAGCAGCATCACTTTTagctttttaaatcaaataatgcAGAATTTCTCGAGTAAGAAAACGCTGTTTTCTACACACATGCAATTGCTGTGTTTCAATCAGAAGCCAGGTCCCTCAGTAGGCAGCCGCTCATGTAGAGATTGTTTAAAATCATACATTAATCACTCGTTTTGTACGTTGTTAGTGTTTATTGCGCAAGTAGTAAACTAGTAGAAAATCGTTGTTTGGTTACATTTATTTGTCTAACATAACACAACATGAAAGCTCGTACACAGTAACTAGCTTAACCACAGCCATCTAACTAAAATTTCCGATGAATGACAACacgtcatatatatattttatacgtTTGATACCGATTGTACAtattaactcagtttatgtaactGTGTTACTGCGGGATGAAAACAAGACACCAGAAAGAAACTACATGCTAACATCATAAACAAATGTATCTCTTTTCAATTAGTAATTATTTGAAACTGGAGTATCAATCATAACATCATAATCATCACGTAGCTGCATGCAATTTAGTTTTTGACGTCTTTTTCGTCAATTGAAACTAAAAGTTAGCATTTTTCTTTGCTGTCCTCTAAAGTGAATTAATACGTTAACTCGATTATCGTTACAAACATAAAGCTTTGTGGAGTGATAAACTGAATAAGACCAGTTTAGTGTTAGACATCGTTGGATTATTAGGCTTCGGTAAAGACGGTTACTATGGCAACACTAACAGGGCAAACACTAAACTGCGCTATCCCTGTAGGGGGTACTCAAGCACATAACTGGAAGTAGAACGTGCTGCTACATTAGAGTGACTTATATACTGAGgtggtaaatatatatattttttttatgtggaatTTCAGTgtgcttatagtccagaaaataggGCACCAAAGAatgttttgaaagaaaaataaattaatgacaGGAGCGCTGGTCTCTTCTTTATTAGCCAAGTGTAAATGTAGTGTGCTCTCCACTCCTCTGTTGCCACACAAGCATTCCTATACCTGGACTTATATTATGGGATGCGTGGTGCTGAGCGGTCGTTGGTGGTGGTTTTCTTCAGTCGGACTCCTCTTCTAATGGACTGTAGCATGGTGTCTTCCTCTTCCACAGCACCCTCATGCCCTTCGTAGGCAGCAGACAGGGGTGGGGGGTTAGTGGACGCTTGACCGCTCCACGACTCCACCGGCAGTACGGATTCCGGCTCCATGTCATCGCTTGGCTCCACTTCTTCATTAGGTTCAACTCCCATGAAGTCGGGTACGGTGGGGGTCATGACAGGGATGACGGGGGTTTGGATGGGGACAGGGCCAGTGCCCCGGCGCACAGAGGGTTTGGTGGAAGGGGTGCGGCGGATGGTGGCCACGCCCGGGACTGCAGGGACCGAGGGGATTCCTGCGGTGGAAGCGGGACGTTTGGTCTGGAACAGTTTGCGGTAACTCTGGCCGAGGTCGCTGTTCCGTGGGACAGTGGAGGATTTATCAAAGTCCGGCTGCTCGGAGAAATAATCGTAATCGGACACTGTGGGGAGGAAAGAGATGGAGCTCAGGTATGACTCAggaatttataaaatgtattacactGAGTTTTATTTTCAGGTCATTTATATGACCAATTTCTCAATCACTTCTCTTCCCTCCCTggcttcttttctctcttgtaatacttctctctcttttctggtCCCTCAATTCTTCCATCTCATGCATTCTTCCTTTAATTCATTTGTCCTGTgcttttcttccatcatttctttCCCTTGCTTTACTTCATGCCCTCCTCTTTtccatcttttcttctttctttcataaATTCCTTCttccctctcttctttctctctttaattCTAGATATTTCTTGCCGTCCTTCCTTCTTCTCTTTTggctctgtttctttttcttcgtCCCCTTTCCCCTGATTTTttagcctttcttttttctccatctcttatcttatttctctctttccacAATTATTTTCCtactctctttttcttcccttAAATCTTTCATCTGTCTCCTTTCCCTTTTACTCCTTGCTAATTTTGTGCCACCCGTGATTTTGCCTCCCCCTCCCCAACCcatccctctctcacacacacacacacacacacacacacacacacacacacacacacactgaccctgAGAGGGGATGGTGTCCTCAGAGCAGCAGGGTGTGGTACTCTGAGTGCTGTATCCACTGGAACATTGGAGTGAGTCTCTGCTGGAGCGCTGAGCATCCAACTGCAGACCACAAGACAGAGCCAAAGCCAAATCCTGCTGAACCTGCacctcctaaacacacacacacacacacacacacacacacacacacacacacacacacacacacacacacattataccaTTATCGTCTGTTGTACTTCATGAGATTTCGTTcataattgtataaataaatacataaataaatacacatggCTGTgtgtaaagacagacagatgtatTTTAAGGGTTATTATCAGACACTGACATGACTGACATGTGGTGTATTAGAGATGCTCCTGGTTAACTGATTGTCCTCCGGCTGGGTGGGGTTTAAGGTCGGCTGGTATGAGCCGTTTGAATCCAGCGCCTCCTTTGGCTCCTTTTTCTTCCTCAGTGTGTTCACCATAGGCTGATCATATGGGCCTGGTTTAGCCCAGTCCTACATccacaacattattattataccatTAATACACAacgttgtattattattattattattattattattattattattattattattattattaacaacaatTCTGGATTTTACTGTATTCTCAACATTAGCCACTGGGTGGCGACCTTTAACTGAGTAGTCGGCCTGATTGTTTTGTAAATGCTTCACTATACCAATGAAGCGTCTTAATTTTACTTAATCAGTTTCTCTTGATAAAAACCATGAAGTAGCTAAATGGATCACAGTTTGTGAATCAGTGTTCATATGTCACTGTGACTTGCCAGTGAATCAATGTTTCGGGCAGTACGTCTCTCTAAACCAGCTTCAATCAGTGAATCAGTATTCACTCTTAGGGCAGTGATTATGATACAAACCTTCCAGCTGGGGATCTTGGAGGATGGGGGGAGCATGCCAGGGGTCAGCGTGGAGTAATGGGGGTAATCAGGTATCAGTGCTGAGCCTGGCCTCGACCACGACCTCAGAGTGGAGGAAGAGTATGAAGGGGaagaggagggggaggaggtATTTGGAGGAAAGGGGAAGACCACTCCAGAAAGGTACGGGGCCTCTGCAGGGCCGTAGTGGTCGTAGCCGTTTGACAGCTGAGTATGGTGAAGTGGACGaatgacaaaaaacaaatgggagaaagaaataaaaataaaatcatgaatgaatgaacaaagcCACACAATaagactgagagaaaaaaaaggcaaaataaagCAGCATGATgcaaataatatattacaaatacaaaaaaggaTCTGATAATGGAGGGAATGTCCAATGGGAAGTGGCCTAATTCACGAGTAAGCCAACAGGAAGTGGCACTGGTGGGCAACGAGCCAATCAGCAGTCACCTTTTCAGTGGAAGAGCTGCACTCGCTGACCGACTGAGCTGATTCAGAGGAATCCGACGAAGCAGAGCTGGAAGGCAGCTGCATACAGCGGACAGGATGAACAGAAGACACGCCCACAGACACACCCATACCACagacacaaccacacaacaagGGGAAAAGAAGAGAGCacaaataatgaaaacagaaaaagtgtACCAGTGAAAGAATGAGACAGAAAAAAGGCATCAGGcaaacagacaaagagacagagatcgagtgagaaagacagagagaaagagagagagagagagagagagagagagagagagagagagagagagagagaaggagaaaaagacagagagagagaaatacagaagCCACAGGTTAGATGCATGAAAAGCCCCGGAAGCAGCAGTGTTAGTGCAAGGAATCAGTGTTTACATGTACACTAATAATCTGATCTGTATTTGGGGTTgagtacaaaagtaaaaaaaataaataaaaaaaatgataagatGCTATTTTATAAATGATCTACAAAACGTGTAgaagtgaaaatgaaagaagtgtGTACCACATTACAGCAATCCAAAACACTGTATAAccaaaaaatcataataattccCTCTCACGCTCCAGACGCAATGCAATGTGTGACAAGGTGCAATCTTAAAATAAAGAGATATTTGAGCAAGCATAATAAAgtcattttttgtcatttttaaaaataaatcagtaaatcaGTCTAAAATGTCCAAATGATCAAAATAAACTAATCAAAAGCAATACAAACGCTGCTTCAAACAAAACGCTTTGAACTGTAAACCTGGACTTTTCTGGACATCACAAAATTAGATTTTGTAGTTATCAGATTATTGTGCACACGTAAACACATTAGCAAAAACACATGGGTCAGATTAAACAGCCtgagcagacaaaaaaaacccaaacaaacgcaaatgtctgtttttatctgctttagCAGCACCAGATTCAGAATCCTAAACCCtgatcttattattattttttttatactgaaaAACTGCATAATGCCAATGTTTGAGATGACCTCAGAGTGAATAATGCATTCAATCCCATTTCCTTCGGCGGTTAAACTCACTAGGgccacttttttactttttatgagGCTGAATAGACCCAAAGACACCAAAAACACAGCGACACGTTCAGTGATTGTGAGCTGAAATCGCAAGGCTTTGTGAACTGCAAGGGGAATAAATGAGCCCCTCCATAATTAGAGTCAGACTTGGCCTCTTTTTAAAACTTGGAGCCAAAAACACCAACAAGGAAAAGAATACGCAGACAAAGAATAAGCGCTCATGTCCCCTTTAGCTTCCTGTCGTTGTTAGCTCGGTTGGTGTGATTAGCTAAACTGTCCATTTGTGGTGGGAGCTGAGCTGGATTCGGATCATTAACGTGGATATCGTAGCAATTAGACTGGCCCTTGTGAGGCCAGGGAGTCCCAGCGGATCATGGGAAAGTGGAGATCGACATGAgagcagagaggaaaaaaaaaagaaagaaagctgggGGCCGAATGGAAGTCTCGTAAAATCTGGCTAGCAGTTATAAAAAACCTcagtcttaaataaataaat belongs to Silurus meridionalis isolate SWU-2019-XX chromosome 4, ASM1480568v1, whole genome shotgun sequence and includes:
- the LOC124383802 gene encoding protein MTSS 1-like isoform X5, with protein sequence MEAVMEKECSALGGLFQAIINDMKSSYPVWEDFISKAGKLQAQIRTTVMAVAAFLDAFQKVADLATGTRGGTRDIGSALTRMCMRHRSIEAKLKQFSTTFTDCLINPLQEQLEEWKRGANTLDKDHAKEYKKARQEIKKKSSDTLKLQKKAKKGRGDIQPQLDSAVQDVTDKYFMLEETEKQAVRKALIEERARFCIFVSMIRPVVDEEMAMLGEIVHLQTIAEDLKALTMDPHKLPPSSEQIIHDLKGSDYSWSYQTPPSSPSTTMSRKSSMCSLNSVNSSDSRSSGSLSHSSSPLYRYHSITVPQQVPARLASVSSHDSGFASHDAFQSKSPSPMPSEPVTQLPSSSASSDSSESAQSVSECSSSTEKLSNGYDHYGPAEAPYLSGVVFPFPPNTSSPSSSPSYSSSTLRSWSRPGSALIPDYPHYSTLTPGMLPPSSKIPSWKDWAKPGPYDQPMVNTLRKKKEPKEALDSNGSYQPTLNPTQPEDNQLTRSISNTPHVSHEVQVQQDLALALSCGLQLDAQRSSRDSLQCSSGYSTQSTTPCCSEDTIPSQVSDYDYFSEQPDFDKSSTVPRNSDLGQSYRKLFQTKRPASTAGIPSVPAVPGVATIRRTPSTKPSVRRGTGPVPIQTPVIPVMTPTVPDFMGVEPNEEVEPSDDMEPESVLPVESWSGQASTNPPPLSAAYEGHEGAVEEEDTMLQSIRRGVRLKKTTTNDRSAPRIP
- the LOC124383802 gene encoding protein MTSS 1-like isoform X7 encodes the protein MEAVMEKECSALGGLFQAIINDMKSSYPVWEDFISKAGKLQAQIRTTVMAVAAFLDAFQKVADLATGTRGGTRDIGSALTRMCMRHRSIEAKLKQFSTTFTDCLINPLQEQLEEWKRGANTLDKDHAKEYKKARQEIKKKSSDTLKLQKKAKKADALGRGDIQPQLDSAVQDVTDKYFMLEETEKQAVRKALIEERARFCIFVSMIRPVVDEEMAMLGEIVHLQTIAEDLKALTMDPHKLPPSSEQIIHDLKGSDYSWSYQTPPSSPSTTMSRKSSMCSITVPQQVPARLASVSSHDSGFASHDAFQSKSPSPMPSEPVTQLPSSSASSDSSESAQSVSECSSSTEKLSNGYDHYGPAEAPYLSGVVFPFPPNTSSPSSSPSYSSSTLRSWSRPGSALIPDYPHYSTLTPGMLPPSSKIPSWKDWAKPGPYDQPMVNTLRKKKEPKEALDSNGSYQPTLNPTQPEDNQLTRSISNTPHVSHEVQVQQDLALALSCGLQLDAQRSSRDSLQCSSGYSTQSTTPCCSEDTIPSQVSDYDYFSEQPDFDKSSTVPRNSDLGQSYRKLFQTKRPASTAGIPSVPAVPGVATIRRTPSTKPSVRRGTGPVPIQTPVIPVMTPTVPDFMGVEPNEEVEPSDDMEPESVLPVESWSGQASTNPPPLSAAYEGHEGAVEEEDTMLQSIRRGVRLKKTTTNDRSAPRIP
- the LOC124383802 gene encoding protein MTSS 1-like isoform X4, yielding MEAVMEKECSALGGLFQAIINDMKSSYPVWEDFISKAGKLQAQIRTTVMAVAAFLDAFQKVADLATGTRGGTRDIGSALTRMCMRHRSIEAKLKQFSTTFTDCLINPLQEQLEEWKRGANTLDKDHAKEYKKARQEIKKKSSDTLKLQKKAKKGRGDIQPQLDSAVQDVTDKYFMLEETEKQAVRKALIEERARFCIFVSMIRPVVDEEMAMLGEIVHLQTIAEDLKALTMDPHKLPPSSEQIIHDLKGSDYSWSYQTPPSSPSTTMSRKSSMCSSLNSVNSSDSRSSGSLSHSSSPLYRYHSITVPQQVPARLASVSSHDSGFASHDAFQSKSPSPMPSEPVTQLPSSSASSDSSESAQSVSECSSSTEKLSNGYDHYGPAEAPYLSGVVFPFPPNTSSPSSSPSYSSSTLRSWSRPGSALIPDYPHYSTLTPGMLPPSSKIPSWKDWAKPGPYDQPMVNTLRKKKEPKEALDSNGSYQPTLNPTQPEDNQLTRSISNTPHVSHEVQVQQDLALALSCGLQLDAQRSSRDSLQCSSGYSTQSTTPCCSEDTIPSQVSDYDYFSEQPDFDKSSTVPRNSDLGQSYRKLFQTKRPASTAGIPSVPAVPGVATIRRTPSTKPSVRRGTGPVPIQTPVIPVMTPTVPDFMGVEPNEEVEPSDDMEPESVLPVESWSGQASTNPPPLSAAYEGHEGAVEEEDTMLQSIRRGVRLKKTTTNDRSAPRIP
- the LOC124383802 gene encoding protein MTSS 1-like isoform X3; its protein translation is MEAVMEKECSALGGLFQAIINDMKSSYPVWEDFISKAGKLQAQIRTTVMAVAAFLDAFQKVADLATGTRGGTRDIGSALTRMCMRHRSIEAKLKQFSTTFTDCLINPLQEQLEEWKRGANTLDKDHAKEYKKARQEIKKKSSDTLKLQKKAKKADALGRGDIQPQLDSAVQDVTDKYFMLEETEKQAVRKALIEERARFCIFVSMIRPVVDEEMAMLGEIVHLQTIAEDLKALTMDPHKLPPSSEQIIHDLKGSDYSWSYQTPPSSPSTTMSRKSSMCSSLNSVNSSDSRSSGSLSHSSSPLYRYHSITVPQQVPARLASVSSHDSGFASHDAFQSKSPSPMPSEPVTQLPSSSASSDSSESAQSVSECSSSTEKLSNGYDHYGPAEAPYLSGVVFPFPPNTSSPSSSPSYSSSTLRSWSRPGSALIPDYPHYSTLTPGMLPPSSKIPSWKDWAKPGPYDQPMVNTLRKKKEPKEALDSNGSYQPTLNPTQPEDNQLTRSISNTPHEVQVQQDLALALSCGLQLDAQRSSRDSLQCSSGYSTQSTTPCCSEDTIPSQVSDYDYFSEQPDFDKSSTVPRNSDLGQSYRKLFQTKRPASTAGIPSVPAVPGVATIRRTPSTKPSVRRGTGPVPIQTPVIPVMTPTVPDFMGVEPNEEVEPSDDMEPESVLPVESWSGQASTNPPPLSAAYEGHEGAVEEEDTMLQSIRRGVRLKKTTTNDRSAPRIP
- the LOC124383802 gene encoding protein MTSS 1-like isoform X8 → MEAVMEKECSALGGLFQAIINDMKSSYPVWEDFISKAGKLQAQIRTTVMAVAAFLDAFQKVADLATGTRGGTRDIGSALTRMCMRHRSIEAKLKQFSTTFTDCLINPLQEQLEEWKRGANTLDKDHAKEYKKARQEIKKKSSDTLKLQKKAKKGRGDIQPQLDSAVQDVTDKYFMLEETEKQAVRKALIEERARFCIFVSMIRPVVDEEMAMLGEIVHLQTIAEDLKALTMDPHKLPPSSEQIIHDLKGSDYSWSYQTPPSSPSTTMSRKSSMCSITVPQQVPARLASVSSHDSGFASHDAFQSKSPSPMPSEPVTQLPSSSASSDSSESAQSVSECSSSTEKLSNGYDHYGPAEAPYLSGVVFPFPPNTSSPSSSPSYSSSTLRSWSRPGSALIPDYPHYSTLTPGMLPPSSKIPSWKDWAKPGPYDQPMVNTLRKKKEPKEALDSNGSYQPTLNPTQPEDNQLTRSISNTPHVSHEVQVQQDLALALSCGLQLDAQRSSRDSLQCSSGYSTQSTTPCCSEDTIPSQVSDYDYFSEQPDFDKSSTVPRNSDLGQSYRKLFQTKRPASTAGIPSVPAVPGVATIRRTPSTKPSVRRGTGPVPIQTPVIPVMTPTVPDFMGVEPNEEVEPSDDMEPESVLPVESWSGQASTNPPPLSAAYEGHEGAVEEEDTMLQSIRRGVRLKKTTTNDRSAPRIP
- the LOC124383802 gene encoding protein MTSS 1-like isoform X1, coding for MEAVMEKECSALGGLFQAIINDMKSSYPVWEDFISKAGKLQAQIRTTVMAVAAFLDAFQKVADLATGTRGGTRDIGSALTRMCMRHRSIEAKLKQFSTTFTDCLINPLQEQLEEWKRGANTLDKDHAKEYKKARQEIKKKSSDTLKLQKKAKKADALGRGDIQPQLDSAVQDVTDKYFMLEETEKQAVRKALIEERARFCIFVSMIRPVVDEEMAMLGEIVHLQTIAEDLKALTMDPHKLPPSSEQIIHDLKGSDYSWSYQTPPSSPSTTMSRKSSMCSSLNSVNSSDSRSSGSLSHSSSPLYRYHSITVPQQVPARLASVSSHDSGFASHDAFQSKSPSPMPSEPVTQLPSSSASSDSSESAQSVSECSSSTEKLSNGYDHYGPAEAPYLSGVVFPFPPNTSSPSSSPSYSSSTLRSWSRPGSALIPDYPHYSTLTPGMLPPSSKIPSWKDWAKPGPYDQPMVNTLRKKKEPKEALDSNGSYQPTLNPTQPEDNQLTRSISNTPHVSHEVQVQQDLALALSCGLQLDAQRSSRDSLQCSSGYSTQSTTPCCSEDTIPSQVSDYDYFSEQPDFDKSSTVPRNSDLGQSYRKLFQTKRPASTAGIPSVPAVPGVATIRRTPSTKPSVRRGTGPVPIQTPVIPVMTPTVPDFMGVEPNEEVEPSDDMEPESVLPVESWSGQASTNPPPLSAAYEGHEGAVEEEDTMLQSIRRGVRLKKTTTNDRSAPRIP
- the LOC124383802 gene encoding protein MTSS 1-like isoform X2, with translation MEAVMEKECSALGGLFQAIINDMKSSYPVWEDFISKAGKLQAQIRTTVMAVAAFLDAFQKVADLATGTRGGTRDIGSALTRMCMRHRSIEAKLKQFSTTFTDCLINPLQEQLEEWKRGANTLDKDHAKEYKKARQEIKKKSSDTLKLQKKAKKADALGRGDIQPQLDSAVQDVTDKYFMLEETEKQAVRKALIEERARFCIFVSMIRPVVDEEMAMLGEIVHLQTIAEDLKALTMDPHKLPPSSEQIIHDLKGSDYSWSYQTPPSSPSTTMSRKSSMCSLNSVNSSDSRSSGSLSHSSSPLYRYHSITVPQQVPARLASVSSHDSGFASHDAFQSKSPSPMPSEPVTQLPSSSASSDSSESAQSVSECSSSTEKLSNGYDHYGPAEAPYLSGVVFPFPPNTSSPSSSPSYSSSTLRSWSRPGSALIPDYPHYSTLTPGMLPPSSKIPSWKDWAKPGPYDQPMVNTLRKKKEPKEALDSNGSYQPTLNPTQPEDNQLTRSISNTPHVSHEVQVQQDLALALSCGLQLDAQRSSRDSLQCSSGYSTQSTTPCCSEDTIPSQVSDYDYFSEQPDFDKSSTVPRNSDLGQSYRKLFQTKRPASTAGIPSVPAVPGVATIRRTPSTKPSVRRGTGPVPIQTPVIPVMTPTVPDFMGVEPNEEVEPSDDMEPESVLPVESWSGQASTNPPPLSAAYEGHEGAVEEEDTMLQSIRRGVRLKKTTTNDRSAPRIP